In Muribaculum gordoncarteri, the genomic window TTGCAAAGTTATATCAAATTTTTGGATTGGCAAAATTTTTAACAACTTTCTCACTGCAATCTTTGTTCTTAACTTTTCAAGCGGGCTTTTCAGAGCCTCGCAATCTCCATTGCATTACCCTTGATTACCAAAAGCGAGTGCAAAGTTAGAGGATTGATTTTAATTCTCCAAACATTTTGACCTTAAATTTTCAAATTATTTTTCATCGAATCACCAACGCCCTACCCCACAACCGATTACCGCGAAAATAAATTTTAGCCGGCAAATTGCAAAATCATGCATGATACGGAAATGAGCGGCTACGACGTTTGGTAATTACTGCTCTTTTTCGTAATTTTGTCATGTATAAGTACAGGAAAAATCATGAAAGGATTCTTAACAAGCATAATATTCACGGCAGCGGCATTGAGTGCAGCCGCATCGAGTCCGTCGGAGGTGAGATTTCACAATGAGGAATCGGACACCTTGCGCATAAACGAGATATTGATATCGGCCAAAGCGGAGAACGGCAATGCCAAACCGGAAGTCCTCATATCATATATAGGCAAGCAGCTTCTGGGTACTCCCTACGAGGCGTCGACTCTCGAGGGCTCGCCCGAGAGAATAACGGTGAACATGGACGGCATGGACTGCACGACATTTGTGGAAAATGTGGCGGCAATGGCCTATACCGTGAACGAAGGCCGCACTTCATGGCGTGACTTCCTATATAATCTTGAAAGAATGAGATACCGCGGAGGCAAGCTTAACGGATATGCGTCACGCCTGCACTATGTGAGCGACTGGATAATCGACAACGCGCACCGCGGTATAATTAAAGAGGTGACATCAAACTTCCCGGGAGTGCAATATGCCGTAAAGACTATCGACTTCATGTCGACGCACCGTGACCGATATCCGGCATTGGCCGACTCGGCGGAGTATGAGCGCA contains:
- a CDS encoding N-acetylmuramoyl-L-alanine amidase-like domain-containing protein → MKGFLTSIIFTAAALSAAASSPSEVRFHNEESDTLRINEILISAKAENGNAKPEVLISYIGKQLLGTPYEASTLEGSPERITVNMDGMDCTTFVENVAAMAYTVNEGRTSWRDFLYNLERMRYRGGKLNGYASRLHYVSDWIIDNAHRGIIKEVTSNFPGVQYAVKTIDFMSTHRDRYPALADSAEYERMRSAEIGYRSHRYPYIKSSKCSSKDVIKAMRDGDIIAITTKTPGLDVQHLGIIVMKDGVPHLMHASSAKKSVVIDSEPLSEYMRKNRSASGIRIIRLVY